The stretch of DNA CCCCAGCCTGAACTGCTTTTAATTGATGCAGTCAAATTAAAAAATGTGGGGATGAGACAGCTGAACATCATAGGCGGAGATGCCTTAAGCGTTTCAATAGCAGCTGCATCGGTTCTGGCAAAAGTAACCAGGGACAGGCTTATAGCCCAGATGCATAACCAGTATCCGGAATACGGCTTTGCAAATCACAAGGGATATGGAACAAAGGAGCATATAGAAGCTATAAAGAAATTTGGAATTTGTCCGATACATAGAGTAAGCTTTACTAAAAATTTTGTAATGACTAAAGCATAACTTCACCTTTAGGGTAAGTAATATTTTAGTCGTTACTTACCTTAAGGGTGGATTATGAGGGTTACTCATTTTAATAATATCCAAGCTGCTTCTGTTACCAATATTGACGAGATTCTTTCAAAACTCAATGTGGGTGATTCATTGAAAGCCAGAGTAATGGGAATATCGGAAAATGAGCTTATTTTAAAGCTATCCGACGGCTCTTTAATTAAGGCTGCCTCAATGATTCCTCTGGATCTGGAGCAAGGCCAGTTGGTGGACTTTATAGTAAAAAATAAAACCGATAACCAGCTGTTTATTGAGACAATTAAAACCAATGTCCAAAAGTCCGACAGCGAAAATATAAAGGCAGCACTTCTTTCCATGGATATCAAGCCTGATGAAAAAAACATGGAAATAGCAAATGCCATCAAATCAAATAACATTTCAATAAACAAAGATGTATTTAAAAACATATTTGATTCATTAAAATTCTTTAAAAATTTGTCTCCATTAAAGGCCGCTTTTCTTGCTGCCAATAATTTCAGCATAGGGGAAAAAAATATCTCTGCATTAAACTCATTATCAGACAGCAGTACCAAGATGGGTAAGAGCCTGGACAGCTTGCAAGGACTTCTTGAAAGTATGGGCGACCCTGAACTGTTGGAGAAAATTGAAGCCAATCTTTCTAAGAATACCGGTTTGAATTCTAATGTGCACAATAAGGCTCAAACAAATACAGGTACTAATATACCTATTGATATTAAAAAGCTTATTGAGAACACAAAAACTTCCGCTGATTCATCCTTAAAAAATCCATTGAATATGCTTACGGATGGTGAAATTGAAGGGCTTTCAAAACTGATTCAGGGATCCATTGAAGGGGATTCGGAAGCTCTTTTAAATAAAATTAAAGACTATATAAAAGGAAGTATGTCAAACCTGGATTTATCCAATATAGCCAATGATGATAAAATTGCTGATGGCAGTGCTTCTTATCAGGATGGAAAAAAGATTAATGGAGAAAACAAAGGCATTGATATCAAATTTACCCAGCTGGAAATAGATGACTTCATTAGAGATATGAAAAGCTTGTTTGAAAAAACAAAAACAAATGGCACCGATTCCACCGGATCTCAAGAAACTAAAAACTTGCATGGAACAGGTAGCAGTGACAGGGAAAATAAGGTTATAAGTAAAATTTTCAATTCGCTCTTTGTAAGAATCGATTCTGAAACCTTAAAGGATGATCTCCATGCTAAAAATCTGTATAAGGATATAAATAACGTTCTTGAGATAATAAGGGATACGGCAGCAGCCTCAGATAGTCCTATGAAAGATCAGATTATTGGCAAAACCGAAAATATGCAAAATATGATCAGGTTTATGAATGAGCTCAATAGCCACAGTACATTTCTTCAAATACCTGTTAAGCTGATCGATCAAAATACCAATTGTGAGATATATGTTTTAAAGAAAAACGGGGGCAAAAATAAGATTGACCCGAACAATGCAACTGCCTATATTTCCCTTGATACTACCAATATCGGTAAGGTTGATTCCTTAATCAGCCTCAATAAAAAGAATATTAGCGTTAATATGATTGTTAGCAGCATTGATGTCAGAGACTTTGTGAAGACAAGCTACAGCATCTTATACAAGAGCCTCAGAGAGAAGGGGTATAACCTGGTTGATCTTAAATGCCGGGTGGTTGAAGAGGATGTTAATTTTATCAATGTTAATCAAGTTATGAATAAAGACATGGCTAAAAGAGGAACTATTGATTTTAAAGTTTAGTCATGATCAAAAAATAACTTCCGCTATAAATTTCTCTCATGTGTTGACTTAACTCGTGAACACCCGCTCAAAAGCGGAAGTAATTTTTCAATCATGCCTTAGCAATAGGGGGAAACAATGGATAAAAAGCAAAAAAAAATAAAGGAAGCGGCAGCACTAAAATATAATCCGGGAGAGAACAGTGCACCTAAAATTGTAGCATTGGCAAAAGGAGAGATTGCAGAAAAAATAGTAGAGAGAGCAGTGGAGAATGATGTGCCTGTATATGAGAACGCACAGCTTGCTCATGCACTAAATGCCCTTAATTTAGGAGATGAAATACCACCCGAGCTATATGAGGTGGTTGCCGAAATACTTGTATTTGTCGGGTCTATTGATAGCGGATATGGTGAGGCTAATGGAAAAAATAAATAAGAGGCTGATCGGAAGCACAAATGAAAAAATTGCAGCAAGTTACCTTGAAACTTGCGGATATATAATTTTAGATATAAATTTCAGGGCTGGAAAACATGGAGAAATAGACATTATTGCCCGGGAAAAGGATTATATCTGCTTTGTGGAGGTTAAATCTCGAAGAAGCCTATTATTCGGCACTCCCGCTGAGGCGGTAAATAAAAGAAAGCAGGATAGGATTAGAAAAGTTGCATATATTTACATAAACCAACATAGATTGCACGATAATAACTTAAGATTCGACATAGTTGAGATAATAATGGAAAACAAGAGTCTGGCTGTCAGAGAAATAAATTTAATCAAGAATGCCTTTTGAAAGGAAATATGGCTATGAATAAAAAACGTTTGAATATTGGGGTTATAACCAAATATGTTGAGAATTTTTATTTCGGATCTTTGATAAAAGGCATACATAAAACCCTAAAAATAGAGAATGCCAGGCTTTTTGTTGTAAATACATATATGCTGGATAAATTCAGATTGGATGTTAAGGGGGATACGGATTTTTTTCCAATATCCTCTGATCATATTGACGGGTGGATAATTCTTACTGAAGGTGTGAGCGAGACGTATAAAATAAAGCTTATACAAATGGGAAAGCCTGTTGTACTTGTTGCACACAAACCAAACCAATATAATTGCACTACTTTAATCGATGATGGCTTTAATAGTGCAAAACAGGTAGTAGAGCATTTTTTATCACATGGACATAAAAGAATTGCTTATGTAGGGTGCAATGGAGTTTATGATATGACTGTGAGATATTCAGGATATAGGAAGACTCTTGAAGAATACGGTTTGTTTGATCAAAGTCTTGTGTATGATGTAGACGATCCTATGCCCGCTATAGGAAAAGAAGTTGCTGTGAAAATGCTTGAACGGGGTGTTGATTTTACTGCGGTTTTCGCTGCCAACGATTATCTTGCTTTTGGAATTATAGATGGCCTGAAAGAATGCAACGTTCATGTACCGGAGGATGTTGCAGTTATTGGGTATGATAATAATGATAAATCCAGCTTATTTAAACCATCCCTTACCAGTGTTGATCAGAATACATACAATATGGGAATTGAGGCTGGCAAAGCAATATTAAAAAATATAAATAAGAAGGGTCTAGAGATTGAAACCATACTGATAAAATCAGATTTCATAATTAGGGAATCTTGCGGTTGTAATATTATACAAAAAAAGGATGATATTCCTACAAAAGAGAACATTGAATATAAAAGATCAATGATTGAGCGGCTTCAAGATGTAATGTACAAAAACTCAGATTTCGGTGCAAAGCTTTTTTCTTTGAATATTGATCAGATTATTAAGCTCATCCCTGAAATAGTCGACGAATATACATGGTTCTGCTACGGTTTATTAAAGGATAATGACTCAAAATACGGTATGGTTATCCAAACCATTGTTGATAAAATAAAAAATGAACGGAAGGATGAAAACATTGAGTGTAACTTGGAGAGTTTTCCTCCAATAGGATTAATGCTTGACTATGAACTGCATGAAGATGATGTAATATGGATTGTACCTATTTCAACAGAAAAAAAGGATATAGGTGCTATGGCATATGTGTCAAAGATATACGTAGAATCAAGTCTTTATGTATATGATATGCACATGGTGCTCTATAATCTCCTTGGCGTTTCCATCGACAGGGATCTGGCATTGACGGATTTGAAGGAGGCTTTGAACAATTTACAAAGAACTCAGGAACAGCTTATTGAATCTGAAAAGCTAGTTTCCCTGGGAAGTCTGGTGGCAGGTGTTGCCCATGAAATAAACAATCCTATAGGTGTTGGAGTAACTGCCACAACCTTTATGGAAAGCAATACAGTTCAGCTTAAACAGCTGTTTGAAACAAACAAACTTACAAAAACAGATCTCACAAAGTTTCTGGAAAAAAACAGTGAGTGCGTAAAGATATTGATAATGAACCTGCAAAAAGCATCAAACCTAATTAAAAGTTTCAAGCAGATTGCTGTGGATAACACAATCGATGAAAAACGATCGTTTAATGTAAGAGAATATGTAAATGATGTTATTCTCAGCCTTAATTCAAAATTAAAAAAGAAGAATATTAAAGTAAATTTAGAATGTTCTGAGGGATTGGAGCTGATTTGTAATCCGGGACAATTGTCCCAAATTATAACAAATCTTGTTTTGAACTCAGTAATGCATGCTTATGATGAAGAGGAATCTGGAGAAATAACAATTAAATTTGAAAAGAATGAAGGCAACTTGTTAATTGAATATAAGGATGATGGAAAAGGAATGGAAGCTGAAGTTTTTGAAAAAATATTTGAACCCTTCTTCACAACTAAAAAAGGTAGTGACGGTTCAGGCTTAGGCCTTAATATTATTAGCAATATAATAAAACAGAAGTTTGGTGGAAGTATAGAATGTGAAAGCAAGTACAAACAAGGAACAAAGTTTGTAATAAAGCTGCCGCTGGCATCTGTGACAGGATAATATAAAGTGCTTAATCTGTAGCCAATTTTTAGAGGCAAAATTCAAAAGAATTTAGAAATAATATATTTAAAAT from Pseudobacteroides sp. encodes:
- a CDS encoding EscU/YscU/HrcU family type III secretion system export apparatus switch protein; this encodes MDKKQKKIKEAAALKYNPGENSAPKIVALAKGEIAEKIVERAVENDVPVYENAQLAHALNALNLGDEIPPELYEVVAEILVFVGSIDSGYGEANGKNK
- a CDS encoding flagellar hook-length control protein FliK, whose amino-acid sequence is MRVTHFNNIQAASVTNIDEILSKLNVGDSLKARVMGISENELILKLSDGSLIKAASMIPLDLEQGQLVDFIVKNKTDNQLFIETIKTNVQKSDSENIKAALLSMDIKPDEKNMEIANAIKSNNISINKDVFKNIFDSLKFFKNLSPLKAAFLAANNFSIGEKNISALNSLSDSSTKMGKSLDSLQGLLESMGDPELLEKIEANLSKNTGLNSNVHNKAQTNTGTNIPIDIKKLIENTKTSADSSLKNPLNMLTDGEIEGLSKLIQGSIEGDSEALLNKIKDYIKGSMSNLDLSNIANDDKIADGSASYQDGKKINGENKGIDIKFTQLEIDDFIRDMKSLFEKTKTNGTDSTGSQETKNLHGTGSSDRENKVISKIFNSLFVRIDSETLKDDLHAKNLYKDINNVLEIIRDTAAASDSPMKDQIIGKTENMQNMIRFMNELNSHSTFLQIPVKLIDQNTNCEIYVLKKNGGKNKIDPNNATAYISLDTTNIGKVDSLISLNKKNISVNMIVSSIDVRDFVKTSYSILYKSLREKGYNLVDLKCRVVEEDVNFINVNQVMNKDMAKRGTIDFKV
- a CDS encoding substrate-binding domain-containing protein, with protein sequence MNKKRLNIGVITKYVENFYFGSLIKGIHKTLKIENARLFVVNTYMLDKFRLDVKGDTDFFPISSDHIDGWIILTEGVSETYKIKLIQMGKPVVLVAHKPNQYNCTTLIDDGFNSAKQVVEHFLSHGHKRIAYVGCNGVYDMTVRYSGYRKTLEEYGLFDQSLVYDVDDPMPAIGKEVAVKMLERGVDFTAVFAANDYLAFGIIDGLKECNVHVPEDVAVIGYDNNDKSSLFKPSLTSVDQNTYNMGIEAGKAILKNINKKGLEIETILIKSDFIIRESCGCNIIQKKDDIPTKENIEYKRSMIERLQDVMYKNSDFGAKLFSLNIDQIIKLIPEIVDEYTWFCYGLLKDNDSKYGMVIQTIVDKIKNERKDENIECNLESFPPIGLMLDYELHEDDVIWIVPISTEKKDIGAMAYVSKIYVESSLYVYDMHMVLYNLLGVSIDRDLALTDLKEALNNLQRTQEQLIESEKLVSLGSLVAGVAHEINNPIGVGVTATTFMESNTVQLKQLFETNKLTKTDLTKFLEKNSECVKILIMNLQKASNLIKSFKQIAVDNTIDEKRSFNVREYVNDVILSLNSKLKKKNIKVNLECSEGLELICNPGQLSQIITNLVLNSVMHAYDEEESGEITIKFEKNEGNLLIEYKDDGKGMEAEVFEKIFEPFFTTKKGSDGSGLGLNIISNIIKQKFGGSIECESKYKQGTKFVIKLPLASVTG
- a CDS encoding YraN family protein, which produces MEKINKRLIGSTNEKIAASYLETCGYIILDINFRAGKHGEIDIIAREKDYICFVEVKSRRSLLFGTPAEAVNKRKQDRIRKVAYIYINQHRLHDNNLRFDIVEIIMENKSLAVREINLIKNAF